From Carassius auratus strain Wakin chromosome 10, ASM336829v1, whole genome shotgun sequence, a single genomic window includes:
- the LOC113110233 gene encoding WD repeat domain phosphoinositide-interacting protein 4-like, translating into MAQQRGVNSLQFNQDQSCFCCAMETGVRIYNVEPLMEKGHLDHEQVGSIALCSMLHRSNLLAVVGGGVNPKFSEISVLIWDDAREVRDPKDKLVLEFTFTKPVLAVRMRHDKIIIVLKNRIYVYSFPDNPVKMFEFDTRDNPKGLCDLCPSLEKQLLVFPGHKCGSLQSVDLTNTKPGTSSAPFTINAHQSEIACLALNQSGSVVASASRKGTLIRLFDTTTRDKLVELRRGTDPATLYCINFSHDSSFLCASSDKGTVHIFALKDTKLNRRSALARVGKVGPVIGQYVDSQWSLANFTVPAECACICAFGKNTSKNVNSVIAICVDGTFHKYVFTPDGNCNREAFDVYLDICDDDDF; encoded by the exons ATGGCCCAACAGAGAGGAGTCAACAGCCTTCAGTTCAACCAAGACCAGA gttgtTTCTGTTGTGCCATGGAAACAGGTGTTCGTATTTACAATGTGGAACCTTTAATGGAAAAGGGCCATTTAG ATCACGAGCAGGTGGGCAGCATTGCTCTGTGTTCAATGCTTCATCGATCAAACCTCTTGGCTGTTGTGGGAGGCGGCGTCAACCCCAAGTTCTCTGAAATCTCAG TATTAATTTGGGATGATGCTCGGGAAGTGCGAGACCCTAAGGACAAATTAGTCCTTGAGTTCACGTTCACCAAACCAGTGCTGGCTGTGCGCATGAGGCATGACAA AATCATCATTGTCCTGAAAAACAGGATCTATGTGTATAGTTTTCCTGACAACCCAGTCAAGATGTTTGAGTTTGACACTCGAGATAACCCGAAAG GTTTGTGTGACCTGTGCCCTAGCTTGGAAAAGCAGCTGTTGGTTTTCCCTGGGCACAAATGTGGCAGCCTGCAGTCAGTG GACCTTACCAACACCAAACCTGGCACATCATCTGCTCCTTTCACCATCAACGCCCACCAGAGTGAAATCGCCTGTCTGGCACTGAACCAGTCTGGCAGTGTGGTTGCGTCTGCGTCCAGAAAGGGCACGCTGATCCGTCTGTTTGACACTACAACACGAGACAAGCTAGTGGAACTACGAAGAGGAACAGACCCTGCTACGCTCTACTG TATTAATTTCAGTCATGACTCATCCTTTCTGTGTGCATCGAGTGACAAGGGAACTGTGCACATATTTGCTCTGAAAGACACCAAACTGAACCGCCGTTCTGC TTTGGCGCGAGTAGGAAAGGTGGGTCCGGTCATCGGACAGTATGTGGACAGTCAGTGGTCTCTGGCTAATTTCACGGTGCCGGCTGAGTGCGCTTGCATCTGTGCCTTTGGGAAGAACACCTCCAAAAATGTCAACTCTGTTATTG CCATATGTGTTGATGGTACATTCCACAAGTACGTCTTCACCCCTGATGGAAACTGCAACCGCGAGGCTTTCGACGTTTATCTGGACATTTGCGATGACGATGATTTCTAA
- the LOC113110235 gene encoding ras-related protein rab7-like codes for MASRKKVLLKVIILGDSGVGKTSLMNQYVNKKFSNQYKATIGADFLTKEMMVDDRLVTMQIWDTAGQERFQSLGVAFYRGADCCVLVYDVTAPNTFKTLDSWRDEFLIQASPRDPENFPFVVLGNKIDLENRQVTTKRAQAWCQSKSNIPYFETSAKEAINVDQAFQTIARNALKQESEVETYDFPDQIKLRDDRPVSSGDSCSC; via the exons ATGGCTTCTCGTAAAAAGGTGCTTCTGAAGGTGATCATTCTCGGGGATTCTGG GGTTGGGAAGACTTCTTTGATGAATCAATATGTCAATAAGAAGTTCAGCAATCAGTATAAAGCCACCATCGGTGCAGACTTTCTTACCAAGGAGATGATGGTGGATGACCGACTGGTGACGATGCAG ATCTGGGACACGGCAGGACAGGAGCGTTTCCAGTCTTTGGGTGTGGCTTTTTACCGCGGGGCAGACTGCTGCGTGCTGGTGTATGACGTGACCGCACCGAACACCTTCAAAACCCTGGACAGCTGGAGGGATGAGTTCCTCATTCAGGCCAGCCCTCGAGACCCAGAGAACTTCCCCTTTGTAGTGCTCGGCAACAAAATCGACCTGGAGAACAGACAG GTGACAACGAAACGAGCCCAGGCGTGGTGTCAGAGCAAAAGCAATATCCCATACTTTGAGACCAGTGCAAAAGAGGCCATCAACGTGGACCAAGCTTTCCAAACGATCGCTCGCAATGCCCTCAAACAG GAGTCTGAGGTGGAGACGTACGACTTCCCAGACCAGATCAAACTGAGAGATGACAGACCCGTGTCCTCTGGTGACAGCTGCAGCTGCTGA
- the LOC113110236 gene encoding EKC/KEOPS complex subunit Lage3: MPLSIGSLTKHVNMAACMTENGSERKLEFFLKVPFPSEREATIALQSLSPDPEPRKGGITKNLDLSGQTLSVRWTADEARILRVSVSSFLDHLCLVMETMDVFGPPVSQ, translated from the exons ATGCCGCTTTCAATCGGAAGCCTTACAAAACATGTCAACATGGCGGCTTGCATGACTGAGAACGGTTCAGAAAGAAAACTTGAATT CTTTTTAAAGGTCCCTTTCCCATCCGAGAGAGAGGCAACTATCGCCCTGCAGTCTCTATCTCCTGATCCTGAACCCAGGAAAGGAGGAATCACTAAAAACCTGGATTTATCAGGACAAACGCTGTCTGT GAGATGGACCGCAGATGAAGCTCGTATTCTTCGTGTTTCTGTAAGTTCATTCTTGGACCATTTGTGTCTGGTGATGGAAACTATGGATGTATTTGGACCGCCTGTTTCACAATGA
- the LOC113110237 gene encoding stanniocalcin-like has translation MLLKGGFVLLLVLVASVFGEDQEPAQPRRARFSANSPTEVARCLNGALQVGCAAFACLENSTCDTDGMHEICNTFFHTAAIFNTEGKTFVKESIKCIANGITSKVFQTIKRCSTFQKMIAEVQEECYKKLDICEVARSNPEAIGDVVQVPSHFPNRYYSTLLQSLMECDADTVEVVRAGLVARLGPDMATLFQLLQNKPCPPEPAAAGSSGVEGHTGFRWAPMFKIQPNLRNRDPTHLFARKRSIEGSS, from the exons ATGCTCCTTAAAGGCGGATTTGTTTTACTCCTTGTTTTGGTTGCATCTGTGTTCGGAGAAGATCAAGAACCTGCACAACCAAGACGAGCACGATTCTCTGCCAACAGCCCTA CTGAGGTTGCCCGCTGTCTGAACGGTGCTCTGCAGGTGGGCTGCGCAGCGTTTGCATGTCTGGAGAATTCGACTTGCGACACTGACGGCATGCATGAGATCTGCAACACCTTCTTTCACACTGCTGCGATTTTCAATACAGAG GGTAAGACGTTTGTGAAAGAGAGCATCAAGTGCATCGCCAACGGTATCACCTCTAAGGTCTTCCAGACCATCAAACGCTGTTCCACCTTCCAGAAGATGATTGCTGAAGTGCAGGAGGAATGCTACAAGAAGCTTGACATCTGCGAGGTGGCCAGATCTAACCCTGAGGCCATCGGAGACGTGGTCCAGGTGCCCAGCCACTTCCCAAACAG GTACTACAGCACACTTCTGCAGAGCTTGATGGAGTGCGACGCAGACACCGTGGAGGTGGTGCGAGCCGGGCTGGTGGCCAGACTCGGACCTGATATGGCCACACTCTTCCAGCTGCTTCAAAACAAGCCCTGCCCACCCGAACCTGCTGCCGCCGGGTCTTCTGGAGTGGAGGGCCACACTGGCTTCCGCTGGGCTCCCATGTTCAAGATCCAGCCCAACCTGCGCAACAGGGACCCCACGCACCTCTTCGCCAGGAAACGCTCAATTGAAGGGAGCTCTTAG